CGGTGAAAAAGGGGTGCGGCGAACGCGTGGAAGCGACCTTACGACGAGACGATCTCTGGCTGGTCCAGACACCCCAGGCGTTCCGTTACACGCTCATCCTGAAAGCCTATGAGAATGCCTTCGCCAAGGGACTCATCGGTACCGATGATGCCGTCCTCGTGGAGTGGCTGGGGGAGGAGGTCACCATCCTCGAAGGTCACTACTGGAACCTGAAGATCACGACCCCCGAGGACCTGGAGGTGGCACGTCTGCTCCTGGCAGCCAGGAAATCGGGAGCCGGGAAGCCTGAGGGCAGCTGAGGGTCAGAAGCGTGGCGGCGGATTTGCGCATCGGATTCGGTTACGACGTTCACCGACTCGTCCCGGGCCGAGACCTGATCTTGGGAGGGGTCAAGATCGATTACGAGCTCGGGCTTCTGGGGCACTCAGATGCTGACGTGTTGCTTCACGCCATCGGCGATGCGCTCCTGGGTGCTGCGGCGCTGGGGGATCTCGGCACCCATTTCCCCGACACGGACGAGGCGTTCCGCGGAATCTCAAGTCTGGCGCTCTTGCAGCAGATCCGCAGCA
Above is a window of candidate division KSB1 bacterium DNA encoding:
- the ispF gene encoding 2-C-methyl-D-erythritol 2,4-cyclodiphosphate synthase, which codes for MRIGFGYDVHRLVPGRDLILGGVKIDYELGLLGHSDADVLLHAIGDALLGAAALGDLGTHFPDTDEAFRGISSLALLQQIRSKLEEQHLVPVSVDATVVAERPKLAPYILAMRQKIAGVLQIDLDRVSVKATTTEGLGFAGRGEGIAAYAVALVGRRG